One stretch of Trichocoleus desertorum ATA4-8-CV12 DNA includes these proteins:
- a CDS encoding ferredoxin, protein MSDFTSPFADPNSAHLPGEGQAELRTGLEPELGGHWRDASQRSGLEPELGGSFRQKGVYVDEITCIGCKHCAHVARNTFYIEPDYGRSRVIRQDGDAEDIVQEAIDTCPVDCIHWVDYTELRQLEEERKYQVIPLPGFPVDRAVIATNRRRQKLRIRRK, encoded by the coding sequence ATGTCTGACTTTACTTCACCTTTTGCTGACCCTAACAGCGCACATCTGCCGGGTGAAGGCCAAGCAGAGTTGCGGACTGGTCTAGAACCAGAACTAGGGGGGCATTGGCGCGATGCGTCACAACGCTCTGGCTTAGAACCAGAACTAGGGGGCAGCTTCAGGCAGAAGGGGGTCTATGTCGATGAGATTACTTGCATCGGCTGCAAACATTGTGCTCATGTGGCTCGAAATACCTTTTACATTGAGCCAGACTACGGGCGATCGCGGGTAATTCGGCAAGATGGTGATGCAGAAGACATCGTCCAAGAAGCAATTGACACTTGTCCAGTAGATTGCATCCACTGGGTAGATTACACAGAGCTAAGGCAGCTAGAAGAAGAACGGAAGTACCAGGTTATACCACTTCCCGGTTTTCCAGTTGACCGTGCTGTGATTGCAACCAATCGTCGGCGTCAAAAGCTGCGGATTCGCCGTAAGTAG
- a CDS encoding DUF1257 domain-containing protein → MSHFSQIKTQIRNLKSLEAALNDLGLEWKSGPQAVRGYRGQTTTADVTIEQKNGYDIGFSWNGSAYELVADLQFWQQNWSVDRFLNKVTQRYAYHTIVNEGAQSGFQVAEQQKNEDGSVRLVLQRWSA, encoded by the coding sequence ATGTCACACTTTAGCCAAATTAAAACTCAAATCCGCAACCTTAAATCTCTAGAAGCAGCCTTGAACGACCTAGGGCTGGAATGGAAGTCTGGGCCTCAGGCAGTCAGAGGGTATCGTGGGCAGACCACAACTGCTGACGTCACCATTGAACAAAAGAACGGCTACGACATTGGCTTTAGCTGGAATGGTAGCGCCTACGAGCTGGTAGCAGATCTGCAATTCTGGCAACAAAATTGGTCTGTCGATCGCTTCCTGAACAAGGTGACCCAGCGTTACGCTTACCACACCATTGTCAACGAAGGCGCTCAATCAGGCTTTCAAGTTGCAGAACAGCAAAAAAATGAGGATGGCTCAGTTCGCTTAGTGCTACAGCGTTGGAGTGCCTAA
- a CDS encoding DUF2997 domain-containing protein has protein sequence METLEFVIYPDGRVLEKVTGIVGNSCAEVTAAIEAQLGQVLSHEPTSEFFAATVQQSATVSTQATFSEW, from the coding sequence ATGGAAACATTGGAGTTTGTTATTTACCCAGATGGTCGGGTCCTGGAAAAAGTAACCGGGATTGTAGGTAACTCTTGTGCTGAAGTTACCGCAGCCATCGAAGCTCAGCTGGGACAGGTGCTCAGCCACGAGCCAACCTCAGAGTTTTTTGCTGCAACTGTGCAACAGTCGGCAACAGTCTCAACTCAAGCTACTTTTAGTGAGTGGTAA